From Anopheles funestus chromosome 3RL, idAnoFuneDA-416_04, whole genome shotgun sequence, a single genomic window includes:
- the LOC125768640 gene encoding receptor-type tyrosine-protein phosphatase S-like gives MMVAMPAGCIIRSPVGPAGCWRVVAALLIISCLYNPPTVEAQQRPKINEHPKDAVAAKDEPLTLNCKATGRPPPEFIWYQNGVPLAPSDRRVVLPEGSLFFLRVTQNKREQDAGVYHCEARNSAGVAISENATLQIAVLRDDFRLMPKDTVALVGGPVVLNCTPPRGIPEPSVLWIKDGKILDINGKHHSLVDSGSLLISEIQPSDSGKYECSAQSMAGTKTTPPAYLKVLAPPTIVKSPHDTEVLEGEGFDLPCGLTGDPKPIVTWRKESGRLPEGRSRKLLDNTLRIEDARQEDEGKYYCEGHNEGGNVTISVYLYVYEAPTFMEAPVDVMIREGEPLLLPCRAKGRPAVRIFWDRIDRKHVDNNEVHQQMRDEGEQSTGGDGSGGRKKRAVSWGFPEGYAFAPEIASFVANGSGDGGTGRGNWSIKIEPVSERQLLQQYPTRVSAFRADSSERNRLLLRSRRDTPPEVDPQHGEGTVSPDGSVGTMAATTAHPHSSSEIVFEDNGSLSFRQILKGDEGWYACAAINEAGSIVKKIHIKVMAEGEAPGRDPILEYEQHRWVNDQQFIVLNNVFTVSANSIGITWDVTDSTSRMQLRMYYRVASKPVDYYLYNSTFSSVLTTSNLKELTLTGLRPYSEYEIFASIPEGLAGSVSNIRRGRTLDGPPSAPPVDVRVGVINTTAAFVRWSPPPVHLLNGELTGYKIQIKSNATNKVLGQMSLNSSTQSVVINSLTPGAMYIARVASLTAGGIGPYSSPTPLHMDPQNIVRSDPTPSYWTASWMSGTAIVVLCVGLISAAIFAIFWTVRKKQSVKASYPGPSVTTIIPDKQHTLWLHGNTLVKAPSHSLDPPSTSEYAELTNNTIQSQTMGKMMMGGGSIPPEPYATVTLQRGGMMTLGGLGGPNGGGMGPTLSEESCLKCSNGNSPTSSNEYNAPMREPINISDVLPPPPDHPYGTYRPPNNMTIRTNPAALSPQMMRKNGNGGVNQGNGQPRWDTLPPPIPSFPQNWIRPHPHQQQQQQHHHHPDMYNNVNTTENDYESGSVLYEQCYRTGPPSSGGASVGGGSAMTDPMLIGGNIEFFSQAGEPTEEFYRNVNQEFSDDMGFEPASPPAPCPEAVPFNGGKYLASSSSESPMMTARRHNNGGRGGYAGHHLQMQQQHHQQQLQHHQQQQQQQQQQLHGQNSVEHSSDDSDCDCGNGSNEGRWVPRTKPRSRSRSKSTDRKYNRNLIR, from the exons ATGATGGTTGCAATGCCGGCCGGATGCATTATCCGGTCGCCGGTAGGTCCTGCCGGTTGTTGGCGTGTTGTGGCCGCGTTGCTGATAATTAGCTGTTTATATAATCCCCCAACGGTGGAAG CACAACAGAGACCGAAAATTAACGAACATCCTAAGGATGCGGTAGCGGCAAAGGATGAACCGCTCACGCTTAACTGCAAAGCGACAGGGCGACCGCCACCGGAATTTATCTGGTACCAGAACGGAGTACCACTCGCACCATCGGATCGGCGTGTAGTGCTGCCCGAAGGATCACTCTTCTTTCTGAG aGTTACACAAAATAAACGCGAACAGGATGCTGGAGTTTATCATTGCGAGGCCCGTAACTCGGCAGGTGTTGCAATCAGTGAGAATGCTACGCTACAGATTGCAG TTCTACGTGATGATTTCCGACTGATGCCAAAGGATACGGTAGCGCTCGTTGGTGGTCCCGTCGTACTGAACTGTACACCGCCACGCGGCATCCCCGAACCATCCGTGCTGTGGATCAAGGATGGCAAAATTCTGGACATAAATGGCAAACATCACTCGCTGGTCGATTCGGGCAGTTTGCTCATCTCGGAAATTCAACCAAGCGATTCGGGCAAATACGAGTGCTCGGCGCAAAGTATGGCCGGAACGAAAACTACCCCACCGGCTTACCTAAAGGTGCTCGCACCGCCCACCATTGTGAAGAGTCCGCACGATACGGAGGTGCTCGAGGGCGAAGGGTTCGATCTGCCGTGCGGGTTAACCGGTGATCCGAAACCGATTGTAACGTGGCGTAAAGAAAGTGGCCGTTTGCCTGAGGGACGCTCGCGCAAACTGCTCGACAATACGCTGCGCATTGAGGATGCCCGGCAAGAGGACGAAGGCAAATACTACTGCGAAGGTCACAACGAGGGTGGCAACGTAACGATATCGGTGTATCTGTACGTGTATGAGGCACCAACGTTCATGGAAGCACCGGTGGATGTTATGATACGCGAGGGTGAACCACTGTTGCTGCCATGCCGGGCAAAGGGTCGACCGGCGGTTCGAATCTTCTGGGATCGGATCGATCGTAAGCATGTGGACAACAATGAGGTACATCAGCAGATGCGCGACGAAGGTGAACAGTCTACGGGTGGGGATGGTTCGGGCGGAAGAAAGAAACGAGCGGTCAGTTGGGGATTCCCGGAAGGGTACGCATTTGCACCGGAGATCGCATCGTTCGTTGCGAATGGTAGTGGCGATGGTGGAACGGGACGTGGCAACTGGTCGATAAAGATTGAACCCGTGTCCGAGCGGCAACTGTTACAGCAGTATCCGACGCGTGTGTCTGCCTTCCGGGCCGATTCGAGCGAACGGAATCGTTTGCTGCTGCGAAGCAGAAGAGAcaccccaccggaagtggaTCCGCAACATGGTGAAGGCACGGTATCACCGGATGGTTCCGTGGGTACGATGGCAGCCACAACCGCACATCCACACAGCAGCAGTGAGATCGTGTTCGAAGACAACGGAAGCCTTTCGTTCAGACAGATATTGAAGGGTGACGAGGGTTGGTACGCTTGTGCGGCCATTAACGAAGCGGGCAGCATTGTGAAGAAAATCCACATCAAGGTGATGGCCGAGGGTGAGGCGCCGGGCAGAGACCCTATACTGGAATACGAGCAGCACCGTTGGGTTAACGATCAGCAGTTTATCGTGCTGAACAACGTATTCACCGTGTCCGcgaactcgatcggtatcacGTGGGACGTCACGGACAGTACGTCGCGGATGCAGCTCCGTATGTACTATCGAGTGGCTTCGAAACCGGTCGACTACTATCTGTACAACTCGACGTTTAGCAGTGTACTGACAACAAGCAACTTGAAGGAGCTAACGCTCACGGGACTTCGCCCGTACAGTGAGTATGAAATCTTTGCCAGCATTCCCGAAGGGTTGGCCGGATCCGTGTCGAATATAAGGCGTGGCCGCACGCTCGACGGTCCACCATCGGCTCCACCGGTCGATGTGCGGGTTGGAGTAATTAATACTACGGCCGCCTTTGTACGATGGTCACCACCTCCGGTACATCTGCTGAATGGCGAGTTGACCGGCTATAAG ATACAAATCAAGTCGAATGCTACGAACAAAGTTTTGGGACAGATGTCACTCAACTCTTCCACACAATCGGTCGTAATCAACAGCCTCACGCCTGGTGCGATGTATATTGCTCGCGTTGCAAGTCTAACAGCTGGTGGAATAG GTCCGTACAGCTCTCCTACACCGTTACACATGGATCCACAAAATATAGTGAG ATCCGATCCAACGCCCAGTTACTGGACCGCTTCTTGGATGTCCGGAACGGCTATAGTTGTGCTTTGCGTTGGACTGATCAGTGccgccatttttgccatcttctGGACGGTACGCAAGAAGCAAAGTGTGAAAGCATCCTATCCGGGACCGTCGGTGACGACGATTATACCGGACAAGCAGCATACACTCTGGTTGCACGGGAATACACTCGTCAAAGCACCTTCGCATTCGCTGGATCCACCCAGCACGTCGGAATATGCTGAACTGACGAACAATACGATACAATCACAAACGATGGGCAAGATGATGATGGGTGGTGGAAGTATCCCACCGGAACCGTACGCTACCGTGACGTTGCAGCGTGGTGGCATGATGACGCTCGGAGGTCTTGGTGGTCCTAATGGTGGTGGCATGGGACCAACACTATCCGAAGAATCGTGTCTAAAGTGTTCGAACGGTAATAGCCCAACTTCGAGCAACGAGTACAATGCGCCGATGAGGGAACCAATCAACATATCGGATGTgttgccaccaccaccggatcATCCGTATGGCACGTATCGGCCACCGAACAATATGACGATTCGTACGAACCCGGCCGCCTTATCACCCCAGATGATGCGCAAGAACGGAAATGGTGGAGTTAATCAAGGGAACGGACAACCGCGGTGGGACACATTGCCACCGCCAATTCCGAGCTTCCCCCAGAACTGGATCCGACCCCATccgcatcagcaacagcagcagcaacatcatcaccatccgGACATGTATAACAATGTGAACACGACAGAGAATGATTATGAAAGTGGATCTGTACTGTACGAACAGTGCTATCGCACGGGACCACCGTCGAGTGGGGGTGCGAGTGTTGGTGGAGGAAGCGCTATGACCGATCCGATGTTGATCGGTGGCAATATAGAGTTCTTCAGTCAGGCGGGCGAACCAACGGAAGAGTTTTACCGCAACGTGAACCAGGAGTTCTCGGACGATATGGGTTTCGAGCCGGCTAGTCCACCGGCACCCTGTCCGGAAGCGGTACCGTTCAATGGCGGCAAATATCTCGCATCGTCCTCCAGCGAGAGCCCAATGATGACGGCCCGGAGACACAACAATGGTGGACGAGGTGGATATGCGGGACACCATCTGCaaatgcagcaacagcaccatcagcagcaacttcagcaccatcagcagcagcagcagcagcaacagcagcaactccACGGACAAAACAGTGTTGAGCATAGCTCGGACGATAGTGATTGCGATTGTGGGAATGGTAGCAACGAGGGTCGGTGGGTACCCCGAACGAAACCTCGATCGCGGAGCCGCTCGAAATCAACCGATCGCAAGTACAACCGTAATCTCATACGATAA